Proteins found in one Hevea brasiliensis isolate MT/VB/25A 57/8 chromosome 18, ASM3005281v1, whole genome shotgun sequence genomic segment:
- the LOC110639407 gene encoding LOW QUALITY PROTEIN: abscisic acid receptor PYL11 (The sequence of the model RefSeq protein was modified relative to this genomic sequence to represent the inferred CDS: inserted 1 base in 1 codon): MMIKYYAPILSPNQCGSSLIQTIDTPLPLVWSIIRQFDNPQAYKQFVKSCEILSGNGXRGSVRELKIISGLPAKRSAERLDNLDDESYVMMVSIIGGDHKLENYKSTISLHERAGDEEKGRKTAVIESYVVDVSSDSCKDDTCLFADTIIGCNLRSLATVTEKMASAW; encoded by the exons ATGATGATCAAATACTACGCTCCCATCCTCTCACCAAACCAGTGTGGGTCAAGCTTGATTCAAACCATAGACACACCACTCCCTCTTGTTTGGTCCATAATTCGGCAATTCGACAACCCACAAGCCTACAAGCAATTCGTCAAGAGTTGCGAAATTCTTTCTGGCAACG AGAGGGGAAGCGTACGTGAGTTGAAGATTATCTCCGGCTTACCGGCGAAAAGAAGCGCGGAGAGGCTGGACAATCTGGACGATGAATCATATGTGATGATGGTTAGCATAATTGGAGGTGATCACAAGCTTGAGAATTACAAGTCTACCATAAGTTTGCATGAAAGAGCAGGAGATGAGGAAAAGGGGAGGAAGACGGCTGTGATAGAGTCGTATGTTGTGGATGTCTCCTCGGATAGTTGTAAGGATGATACTTGTTTGTTTGCTGATACTATAATTGGGTGCAACCTTAGGTCGTTGGCTACAGTCACAGAGAAGATGGCTAGTGCCTGGTGA
- the LOC110634912 gene encoding uncharacterized protein LOC110634912, giving the protein MAKTKGAITLGIQNTVQQKAFESSSKFSSWQSHAKAGHFSRVGLSKFSWRWINDKTWDQGNQGVMMPLGDPRLQLEWAFLESKKPKPKLVEVLSSLEANFLSSCEQYTSLLQIFNYLIAFAAFVYALNTSLLQIFNYPIAFAAFVYALNKVKLMFLRLKDSFSHTLKIPDVLEEFFFSPVCIRRHLQLDELSIIGLSILGRHLLFMSKSCFSLPLLLCVRGCFKD; this is encoded by the exons ATGGCTAAAACAAAAG ggGCCATCACTTTGGGAATCCAAAATACAGTGCAACAAAAAGCTTTTGAGTCAAGTAGTAAATTTTCAAGCTGGCAATCCCATGCGAAAGCTGGTCATTTTTCAAGAGTGGGCTTATCCAAATTTTCTTGGAGATGGATCAATGACAAAACTTGGGACCAGGGAAATCAAGGTGTCATGATGCCACTTGGTGATCCCAGATTACAGCTAGAATGGGCATTCCTCGAATCCAAGAAACCAAAACCTAAACTAGTGGAGGTTCTTTCATCTCTAGAAGCTAACTTTCTGTCTTCCTGTGAGCAATATACATCTTtgcttcaaattttcaattatctCATTGCATTTGCAGCTTTTGTTTATGCTTTGAATACATCTTtgcttcaaattttcaattatccCATTGCATTTGCAGCTTTTGTTTATGCTTTGAACAAAGTAAAGCTTATGTTCTTGCGCCTAAAAGATAGTTTTTCTCACACGTTAAAAATACCTGATGTTCtggaagaattttttttttctccagttTGCATTCGCAGGCACCTGCAGCTAGACGAGCTAAGTATTATTGGTCTTTCCATTCTGGGAAGACATTTGCTATTTATGTCCAAGTCGTGCTTTTCTCTGCCTTTATTGCTCTGTGTTCGTGGATGTTTTAAAGATTGA